From the genome of Ziziphus jujuba cultivar Dongzao chromosome 6, ASM3175591v1, one region includes:
- the LOC107430870 gene encoding S-adenosyl-L-methionine-dependent uroporphyrinogen III methyltransferase, chloroplastic codes for MALVARPRSLSASSSSHHFRKPVPLNPRPICSLHINSSSSPFTEKHSVERYQRDQWLYKNQFGRTSLCSIPPDFNSTRENDIALQLPELKKLLQVLREKRESKGGNCGPGNVFLVGTGPGDPELLTLKAVRVIQSADLLLYDRLVSNDVLDLVGPDARLLYVGKTAGYHSRTQEEIHELLLNFAEAGATVVRLKGGDPLVFGRGGEEMDFLQQQGIEVNVIPGITAASGIAAELGIPLTHRGIANSVRFLTGHSRKGGTDPLFVAENAADPDTTLVVYMGLSTLPSLAQKLMHHGLPSNTPAVAVERGTTPQQRKVFAELKDLANEIASVELVSPTLIIIGKVVALSPSWPHPLKEASCLVEVK; via the exons ATGGCTCTAGTCGCTAGACCACGTTCTCTATCCGCTTCTTCATCTTCACACCATTTCAGAAAACCTGTCCCTTTAAACCCTCGACCCATTTGTTCTTTACACATCAACTCCTCTTCTTCGCCGTTTACAGAGAAGCACTCTGTTGAGAGGTATCAGAGAGATCAATGGCTATACAAGAACCAATTTGGGCGAACTAGTTTATGCTCAATTCCACCAGATTTTAATTCAACAAGGGAAAATGATATTGCTTTGCAGCTACCAGAGTTGAAGAAGCTACTTCAGGTGctgagagagaagagagaaagtaAAGGAGGGAATTGTGGGCCTGGCAATGTGTTCTTAGTGGGTACTGGTCCTGGGGACCCTGAGCTGTTGACATTGAAGGCAGTCAGAGTTATTCAGAGTGCCGATTTGTTGTTGTATGACCGTTTGGTGTCCAATGATGTGTTGGATTTGGTTGGACCTGATGCTAGACTTCTCTATGTTGGCAAGACAGCTGGGTACCATAGCAGAACCCAG GAGGAGATACATGAGTTGCTACTTAATTTTGCTGAAGCTGGAGCTACTGTTGTCAGACTTAAAGGAGGGGATCCATTG GTGTTTGGAAGAGGTGGGGAGGAGATGGATTTTCTGCAGCAGCAAGGAATCGAAGTGAATGTTATTCCAG GCATCACTGCCGCTTCAGGGATAGCAGCAGAGTTAGGAATCCCACTAACACACCGAGGTATTGCAAACAGTGTCAGATTTCTTACTGGGCACTCAAGGAAAGGTGGAACAGACCCTCTGTTCGTAGCAGAGAATGCAGCTGACCCTGATACGACCTTGGTGGTTTATATGGGTTTATCAACCCTCCCATCTCTTGCTCAAAAGTTGATGCATCATGGTCTACCATCAAATACACCAGCTGTTGCAGTTGAGCGTGGCACCACACCTCAACAGCGCAAG GTTTTTGCTGAACTGAAGGATCTTGCTAATGAGATTGCATCAGTAGAGTTAGTATCACCAACACTGATCATCATTGGGAAAGTCGTAGCACTTTCACCATCTTGGCCACATCCATTAAAAGAAGCATCCTGTTTAGTAGAGGTGAAATAG